In Pongo abelii isolate AG06213 chromosome 5, NHGRI_mPonAbe1-v2.0_pri, whole genome shotgun sequence, the DNA window ACAGAAGGGGGGCAAGCAATAAAAGGAGGATGGATCAGACTGCCAGATGGGAGAGTAGCTGTGCTGCAGTTGCTGGGAGCAACAATCATATTGGCCATGCACGAAAACACTCATCTAGGTCAAGACTTACTTGACAAATTGTTAGGCTGGTACTTTTACATCTCACACTTGCCAGCCCTTGCCAAAGCAGTAGCACAATGGTGCATTACTTGGTGACAGCATAATGCGAGGCAAGGCCTCACTGTTCCACCCAGCATACAAGCTTGTGGAGCGGCTCCTTTTGAGGATCTTCAGGTGGATTTCACAGAAATGCCAAAAtgtggaggtaacaagtatttGCTGGTTCTTCGTATACCTACTCTGGGTGAGTGGAGTCTTATTCAACATGAACTGAAATGGCCTATGAGGTAACCCGTGGGCTTCTCCAAGATCTTACGCCTAGGTTTGGGATGCCCTTATGAATTGGCTCAGATAACTGGCCAGTGTTAGTGGCTGACTTGGTACAGAAGACAGCAAAGGCATTAGGAATCACTTGGAAGCTACATGCCGCCTATTGATCTCAGAGTCCCAGAAAGATGGAGCCAATGAATTGGACTATCAAAAATAGTTTAGGGAATGTATGTCAGGAAACAGGATTAAAGTGGATACCAGCCCTTCCTATGGTATTGTTTAAAATTAGATGCACTCCTTCTAAGAAAACAGGATACTCCCCTTATGAAATACTGTATCATAGGCCTCCTCCTATACTATGGGGGCTTCCAGGCACTCCCTGAGAGTTAGGTGAAATTGAATTACAGCAACAGCTACAGGCTTTaggaaaaattacacaaaaattctcaacttGGGTAAATGAGAGGTGTCCCATGAGCTTATTCTCCCCAGTTCACCCTTTCTCTCCAGGTGATCACACATGGATCAAGGACTAGAACGTAGATCCTTTGCGGCCACGGTGGAAAGGACCTCAGACTGTCATCCTGACCACACCCACAGCTGTAAAGGTAGAAGTAATCCCAGCCTGGATCCACCACAGCTGTGTGAAACCTGCAGCTGCTGAAACCTGGGGGGCAAAACCAACCCCGGAcaacccctgcaaagtgactctgagGAGGACGACAAGCCCTGTTCCAGTCACACCCAGAAGCTTACTGGTCTATGCATGGCTGAAGCATGAGGAGGATCATCATGGGActcattttccttataatttgGACTTGTATAGTAAAAACATCCACTGGTTTTCCCTGCATGGAGGACTGCTCTCAGTGTACACATCAGGTTACCGAGGTAGGGCAACAAGTTAAAACAATCTTTCTGTCCTATAGTTACTATGAAAGCCTAGTAACTTTAAAAGGAACATATTTATGTAATGACACTCAGTACAATGTATGTAGCTCAGGAAATGACTGACCAGATGTGTGTTATGACCCCTCTGAGCCTCCCATGTCCACAGTTTTTGAAATAAGATTAAAGACTGAAGACTGGTGGGGACTCATAAATGATACAAGTAAAGTATTAGccagaacagaagaaaaagggaTGCTCAAATGCATAACCTTGAAATTTGATGCCTGTGCTGTCATTAATAGCAATAAGTTAGGAAGGGGATGTGGCTCTTTTAGTTGGGAAAAAGGCCATATGACcaaaaataagtacatttgtcATGAATTAGGAcagtgtggaaatgaatgtggatacTTGTCTTGTGTCATTTGGGCCACTTgggtaaaaaatgaaaaggatccagtccacattcagaaaggaaaaaatggccCTTCCTGTACCAAGGGACAATGTAGCCCCTTAGAGCTAGTAATAACCAATCCCCTTGATCTTCACTGGAAAAAAGGGAAGCGTGTGACCTTAGGAATTGATGGGGCCAGACTGGATCCTCGAGTAAATATCTTAATTCAAGGAGAAGTTTACAAACGCTCTCCTGAGCCAGTGTTTCAAACTTTCTATGATGAACTAAATGTGCCAGtaccagaaattccaggaaaaacaagaaatttgtttCTGCAATTAGCCAAGCATGTAGCCCAGTCTCTCAATGTCACTTCATGTTATGTATGTGGAGGAACTGTAATGGGATATCAATGGCCATGGGAAGTCCGAGAATTAGTACCTAGAGACccagttcctgatgaattcccAGCTCAAAAGAATCACCCTGATAATTTCTGGGTCCTAAAAACCTCAATTATTGGACAATATTGTATagctagagaaggaaaagaagtcactcACCCTGTAGGATGACTTAGTTGTCTGGGACAGAAACTGTATAATGGTACCACAAAAGCAGTCACTTGGTGGAGTTCAACTCACACAGAGAGGATTCCATTTAGTAAATTCCCAAAGTTGCAAACCATGTGGACCCACCTGGAGTCCCACCAGGACTGGACAGCCCCCACTGGATTATACTGGATATGTGGGCATAGAGCTTATGCCAAATTACCCAACCAGTGGGCAGGTAGTTTTGTTATTGGCACtattaaaccatctttcttcCTGCTGCCTATAGAGACAGGTGAACTCCTGAGCTGCCCTGTCTATGCTTCTTGCAAAAAGAGAAGCATAGCTATAGGAAATTGGGAAGATGATGAATGGCCCCCtgagagaatcatacaatattatgGGCCTGCTACTTGGGCATAAGACCACTCGTGGGGATACCAGACCCCCATTTACATGATCAACTGAATCATATGGTTACAAGCTGTCttagaaataatcactaataaaACTGGCAGAGCCTTGACTATTCTGGCCTGGCAAGAAATTCAgatgagaaatgctatctatcaaaatagattggctcttgactacttgctagcagctggAGGAGGAGTCTGTGGgaaatttaaccttactaattgcTGTCTACACATTGATGATCAAGGGCAAGTAGTTGAAGACATAGTTAGAGATATGACAAAACTGGCACATGTGCCCATGCAAGTGTGGCATGGATTTGATCCTGGGGCCATGTTTAGAAAATGGTTCCCAGTGCTAGGATTTAAAACTCTTCTAATAGGAGTTATAGTAATAAGAACCTGCTTACTGCTCCCTTGTTTGCTACCTGAacttcttcaaatgataaaaagattCATCCCTaccttagttcaccaaaatgcttcaACACAAGTGTACTATATGAATCACTATCAGTCTGTCTTGCAAGAAGACATGGGTAGCAAGAATGAAAGTGAGAACTCCTACTATTGAGTGAGATTCTCAAAGTGGGGTGGAAATAAGGGAGGAGACCCCCCCTCATATTTTCTTATGCCCAATTTCcacctccaaagaaagaagaagtaaaaactaaaaggcagaaattaaatccacaagcagacagtcTGGcgacacaccctgggcctggtaattaaagattgacccctgacctaatcagttATTTGTATAAGTAAAGCACTGTGAAGATCCCTGtcttgttctgttccattctaattaccagtgcatgcagcccccagtcatgtaCCCCTTGCTTGttcaatcgatcacgaccctctcacacaGACTCCCTTGGAATTGTGAGCCCTTAAAATGGACAGGAATTGCTTACTGAGGGAGCTCGGTTGTTGGAGTTGTGAGTCTTGCTGAAGCTTTCAGccaaataaagcccttccttctttaactcggtgtctgaggggttttgtctgcggcttgtcctgctacaatggaattattattttgttgtaggGTGGAGAGGGTTTTAATTCTATTATATCCTCCATGATTTAGCATGAGCTTAGAAGTTAGGCAATGCTTTACATCTGTCCTTGTTCATCTGGGTTCATTACTGAACCAATCTGAGAGTCAGTTACCTCATCATTTAAATAAGATAAGTATATGAACTGCTCAACACTTAGTAGGGATTCAGTATTGTTTATTTTCCTGCATCCTTCCTCTCAACTTTGTACTCATACTAAGAAAAAGTAACAGCAAGTGACAGAAGCCACAACAATAGAatcttagaaatagaaaaatgtttgtgCTTGGACCAATCTACATGCTGAATAGTTACAACTTCTTAGGCTCTCAGTAAATTGTGGTTCCTCAGGGAGCAGCCTAGGCTACTTAAGGTTAATCACTGGTGCTTAGAGTTAATTGTTATCAATCTGTTTTTCAAAGGCTGCTCTGCTGGAGTTTCCATACATAACAATCAGTTCTAACAGCAGCTCCAGGCCTAAATGAGTTCTTCTAATACTTTTCCCATaatcaattttcaaaaatatatcaaaCGCAGTAAAAAATAGACCTCATCGTTAAACTCGTCATCTAGGTATGTAGTGTTTCACACATGAGagtgcatcagcatcacctggagggcttgttaaaacacattgCTGGACCTCAACCTAAAAATTTCTGATTCAGCATGCCTGGAGTGGGAGCAAACCCAACTGCTACTGATGCTGCTgctcctggaaaaggaaaaaagtttttaGGGTTTGTAGAATTTGTAAAGAAGCAAGGATGATAAGCTTATCTCTTTTGAGGGTTCTAACTTGACTAAAATTGACCAGCTTCTTTGTCATTACCAAGCATTCACTGCCACCCATGCACTGCTACTCACACAGCCCATCTCTTCTACAGCCTTTTCAACTCTTTCTACATGACTTATCAGGTTGCTTCTTTGCTCATGGAAGAATATGAATCGAAGTCATTTCTAAAGCAGAGGCATGTGCCCAGAAGCTCTCTTCTTCTCTGGACTGTCCAGTCTCAGAGCTTCATGGTCCCTTTGGCCATCTGCACCTTAAACTTTGGGGTTCATCACCTCTGATCCTGTAGTCTTAAACAGAGATGCATTTTTTCAGAGAGTGGAGGCATAACCACGATTGCCTTACTGTTACCCTCCACTTAactaattttttcccttttctttgagtatttaaaatggaaaattttttctctgcctctttgagatgtaaatctatAAGCCAGAAaggtctttctcaaggacctagAAGCCATCCCTTTGAAATGCAGTCATTAAGAGAAACAGTGCCCCTATCTCCCTATCTTGGAGAGTAGGATCCTAACTTTGATAAGCACCAATTAGCAAGCAAAATGGCCATATCACATCAGCCAACCTCCCCACTAAGTTCTTCCAGGTACTTTTTCCTTTAGCTCACCCCAGCATTCAAAAGTTCTCTTGCCTTTTGTTTTAGCAGAGTTGAGCTCACTTTCTTTCTCAGATTGCAACAGACTTGACCCCTATCAcaatagtcttgaataaagtcttccttgccTCTTAACTCTGTCCAGTGCAATTTTCCTTTGACAGGAGACTCTCCCTTTCTGACTTGGATGAATTCGTCCCTTCTCTGATTTATTGAACAAGCCTGTTTCTTGCTCTCAATTCTCACCCACATTTCTGTTCAGTTGTTCCTGAATTTGAGCTTGAGATGCTCAAGCCTTCATCCCAGCTACTAAATAAGGAGACAGATTCCATGGCACATTTTAGCATTTGGGGCCACAGCACCAGTCTCCTGATGGCATAATGAGATCACGGAATATCCCATAAATATTGCATGCTTTTTTGGCTGTCAGGGCCAGACCCTGGTGACACAAAGACAAATAATGTGGCCCCTTCTTCTGGTTGTAAAATATGTTTCCCTGGAGTGGTGGAGAATAATACTATACCCAAATGCTATGTCCAGGTAGACTAGCTGTTTGTAAGAGGAAGGTGACTACCTACTCTGAGTTCCCTGATAAACAGAAGGCAAAGAACAACTTGAGAAACTGGCTCAACACCACTTATCTGGATGGGAAGAGTGACTAAAGACTGAGAAAGTATCTACCTTCACTGGCAGCCAGTCATTGATTCTGTATGAGGCTTTCTGATTATTCCCTAATACTAAGGTGATCTTATAATTTATCAGCCTATTGTGACACTTTTGAGAACGATGGCATGCTACTAAACACACTGGGACaacacatataaacagaactaccATGGACAAAATGGGATTTAGGATAATCTTATCTGATACCAACCATGAAGACATTTGTAATAATTAGTGATGAGGCAGGTGGTTCGTTTCTATCCCCACCAGTGCTCATACACtcacagacaaacacagagccatgAATAATGTAAACTCAGGTCTCATTTCAGGATAATGTAAACATTAGGAGGACACCCCTTACATATACCCTGAGGAACCCACAGCTTCAATCCCTGTGTGGCAAAGGTCCTACTAGGCTTTCTTTCTCATGCCTCCATATGTACATACCTCCTTTAATCTCTTTTGAACACTAAAAGCCGCACCTCCTCTTCAATCGCAGCCCCTCTGACCTATACTTTATTACTGATGGTGCAGAAAGGTAGTCTGGGCCCAGGAAAAACAtctaaagaagaatgaaaagaaaatggtggAAGATTGGCCATTTCACATTGTCAGTTTAATTTCCTGCCTGTTTATCTTTGAGCATTACTTAAATGGAGTCTCTTTTCTAAACCTGAGTCACATTATAAATATC includes these proteins:
- the LOC129059780 gene encoding endogenous retrovirus group 3 member 1 Env polyprotein-like; the protein is MSTVFEIRLKTEDWWGLINDTSKVLARTEEKGMLKCITLKFDACAVINSNKLGRGCGSFSWEKGHMTKNKYICHELGQCGNECGYLSCVIWATWVKNEKDPVHIQKGKNGPSCTKGQCSPLELVITNPLDLHWKKGKRVTLGIDGARLDPRVNILIQGEVYKRSPEPVFQTFYDELNVPVPEIPGKTRNLFLQLAKHVAQSLNVTSCYVCGGTVMGYQWPWEVRELVPRDPVPDEFPAQKNHPDNFWVLKTSIIGQYCIAREGKEVTHPVG